AGAGTGGTTGGAAATTCTACGGAATTTGCTCATTTGTGAGAGGTTATCATTAGAACAAACCTCAAGAAACTCTTCGTCAGCACTTTCTGATATACAAAGGTCCCGTAAAAGATCATGGATACGACATGTTCTAACACCTCCATCTAGCCTTTTTGTTGCCACTTGAATCAAGCTTCGATCAATGAGTTCCTCCAAGTAGTCTTCAGCATCGTCCTCCATATTTCTATTCCCAATTTGTCGAATGAATCCCTCGGCTATCCAAAGTCGGATTAGTTGCCTCACTGGTATCTCAAAGTCTTCTGGGTAGATACCAAAGTATAGAAAACATGGTTTCAAGCATTGGGGTAATAGGTGGTAGCTTAGAGCCAATATGTCTATGCAACTTGATCTATCCTCAGTCAGATACGAATTGACATGGCCAACATATTTCGACCATGTTCGATGCGTTTTCTCCTTCTTGGCTAAAAGGCCCCCCAATACCACAATAGCAAGTGGTAAACCATCACAACTTTTCACAATTTCTCTCCCTAGAGTTTCAAGTTCTAGAGGACATGTACCTCCCCTAAACACCTTCTTAGAGAAGAGCTCCCAACATTCATCTTCTTTAAGAaatgggagttcataaggggaAATAGGAGGAATACTATCATTAATACTACTTGCATGTGATGCCACTTCTTTTATTCGGCTAGTGATCAATATTCTACTTCCATTGGAGTTAGTAGGAAAGGCAACACTTACCTCATTCCATACCTCAGTTTTCCAGATGTCGTCCATGACAATTAGGTACCTCTTGTCTTTCAAGCATTCGAGCAACACACTTTTCAATTCATTGTCATCCATATCTTGCCATCCTTCACCATTCTTTTCGTAAATATCTTTCACGAAACCTGACaatgattttttcaatttatggtCTCTTATGTGTTCCAAGAACGCAAACAATTCCTTTCTGCATTCTTCATCATTCATTGCCTTGATACCGTTCAAGTCTTCAATTAGTGTCCCTTTCAATTTATCTTCGTTCGTGCTATACTTAGCTTCCAGACCTTGAAGTAATTCCTCTTTTAATTCAACTTTTAACATAAACTTCTTCAGTTTTGGCATTGGTGACACACCCTTCAAAATTTCAAGCAACAGGTCTCTGATTTTATATTCTTGAGAGACATACACCCacccataaaaagaaaagtggttCTTGACATGATTATTGTTGTAGATCTTCCTAGCAAGAGTGGTCTTACCTAAGCCACCCATGCCAATGATTGAAACAACGTTAAGATTCAAACTCCCTTCAATAAGCTGCTTCACCAATACCTCTGAGTCGTGACCAAATCCTACAACTCGAACTTCCTCTACGTATCTCCTGCGCTTGTGCAGCATCTCCTCCATTTCTGCATCTCCTCCAGATGATTCGGCTATTTCCCCTATGCCGTACTTGCTCCTATTATCGTAAATTTCCTTGATGAAATTCTTGATGCTCTCTATCCTTTTTGCAACATCATGAAACAAGATAGCTCGGTCACATGAAAGGATAAACCTCCTCAGCTTGCTTCTTCTCTTGTGCTTTGTCACTGTGATGATGAATGTATCAATAACATCCTCAGCCTCATAAGCTACGTCCCTGATCTGGCTTACTACCTCCTTCAACAACTCATTGTCATGTCGTTTTCCTTCAGTATTTTTGAGGAAGATGTTGATCAGAGACAGCTCATTCTGAAGTAACCTGACTTGATCCTCTACTCCCCCAAGCAATTTTGATTCTTGAGAGAGCAACTGAGTCAGGTTCTGTAACAGGAAACTCACAACACTGTCTGCCATGGCTGCACTGTCTTCTTCCCTTACCCACTTGACTCTACACGAAGAACATGAAACCCACACCCAAACCCAGtttcatcaccaccaccaccaacggCAAAACCAGATTCCACTACCATCAACACCACCAACAGCcacacaaaaaatccaaaagaatGCATAGGAAACCCATaaccacaaccaaaaatccaaacccaccaacAGCCCTCAATCACAATCACAACCTTCCACCAAAAAATCCAAACGAATGTACTAGCAACCTCCACCACTGCCCAAGCCTcaccaaccacaaccaaaaatccaaacccaccaacAAACAAATGCACAGGAAACCCAAACCACAAACATAGCAAGCTCAAACTCAGAATCCTTAGATCGGAGACTCAAATCACGAAATTAAACacagagatgagagagagaggtaagtTTTATTTGTCTTCTGTTACTCACCCCAGTTAAAAGCAAggataaatttgtatttttgctactttttttttttatgtacctctcatctcaaaatataaaaaattaaaaagtaaaggaaaaagaagatctaaaagctAGGTTTTATCTGGAAATGTGGTGGATGATATTTGCCATTTGATCCATGGATTAGAGTGGGCTAGTATTTGTTGCACAAGGAGGGGTGGAAATAAGGTTGCAAATGTGCTTGCACAacatgctagaaatagtttagaTGATGATTTGTATTGGATGGAACTCATGGGATATTCTTCTTCACCTGCAATGGAAGTTTTGTATTAAGATGCTTTATTATTATGAATGAATGAATAGTccgttcttaaaaaaaaaaaaaaaaagctaggtTCTAtctaaacctttaaaaaaaaataaaaacctttttaaCAAATATTCATTTAGACCTTAtagttttaaataattttaatcaaaCCATGTAAGTTTAATTTAAACCTCAATATTTGAAATAAATCTCACTTAAACCAACTAGTGATATGACGTAtcaggccaaaaaaaaaaaaaaaaaaaaaactggtgaTGTGATGATTATCGgattaatagaaaaatatgataGAATGTTTAAATGAAATCTTTGTAGAAACTTTGAGgtataaataaaacattttcaaagtttaaaatttaaataaaaaactttaaaaaaaatttaaatgaaataatacccataaatatttaaatgaaataattacaGATATTTTTTTCTCAGGGGCATAGGGTTGTTGGGAAAGGAAATTCCAGAAGGCTGAAGGAAAGCGTTTTATGTTGACTGTCATGCGGACTTTGAAGTTGGAAATGAAGGGAGGAGGGAAGGCTCCTAATAATGGAGTACTGCtttcttttccttgttttttcaCTGGTTAGAGACATTACCATATCAATATCCGTTTTACAATGCTGCCGACAGATATTATTTATACTAGCTGTAAACTCACACATTGCGTATGATAATTATCTTATCATGgttttattgattaatttttttacaattcaaaCTAATTTAATGAAAGGTAATGTATTcgtaatcatatttttatttattatatgaactGACAGGAGTGACGATTCTAAGTCCCACTGACGAACATAATGTCAGTGATGAAGGTATCATCCATGACGAGGTCATCAGAAATAACGAAGAGAGCATCATCACTGACGAAAGCAGGGGgtcattcaatgcagtcaatcaatgacctgAGCAGTTACTAAATCAACCAAGCAGACCGTTAGGAGCCTCTTAAAAGTCTCATTACTGGACCAGGGACGTTACTTCAGAGGGCATTTACAGCCCCAACGGCTAGCCCCAAAGGCCTCAGGTATATAACTCTCATAGAACCAACAGAAGGGGATATATGCAAAATTACTCTAGAACTACATTTTTACTCTTAACTGTATATGATTATTAtcctaactttggcatcggagacttcgtggcaggcaccacaccggtggcCCTCATCAAGCAAACCTTCACATTCTACAGTGGACTCCATCTGCTCACTCTGACTAACGGATTTGTGTtccatcagtttggcgccgtctgtgggaatcgATTTTTCGGATTCACATTCGAATACGTAGCTTCCATCAATTCTCCATATccagatggaatccaacccaGATTCAGCAACCTTGGCCCAGCAAGTTCAAGTccttgcagccaccattgaGGAACTCACTAGACAAAACCAGGAAATGAAGCTGCGGCTCCAGCAAGTTCAACAAGCTCAACAGGAAGAAAACCGGTCCAAGGGTAACACGGAGGGAGAGGGGGATAGCCAGTAGAGGGAAATCCCCCGGAGACCAACTACTCCGGACGAACAGAACTCAGATCTTCTTCGGGAAATaaggaaagagatggacgaactaaggAGCGCTATCAAAGAAAAGACAGACCGGAGTGTAGACAAAATGGTAAGGGCTACAGATTCGCCCTTCACTGCAGCAGTACTTGATTGCCCTGTGCCGTCAAAGTTTCGCCTGCCTCAATTAGAGCCATTCGACGGACTCAAGGACCCTCaggatcatcttaatacctttaagacgaCTCTGGGTCTCCAGCAGCTACCTGACGAGATATTGTGTCGTTCCTTCCCTacgactctcaaaggagctgcaagggAGTGGTTTACTAAGTTACCAAACTCGTCCATAGACAACTTCGATCAGCTGAGTAGTGCTTTTTTGCGCCACTTCATAGGAGGACAACGCCCAAGGAGACCAGTAGATTATTTACTCACCATAAGACAGGGAGAGAAGGAGACTCTGAGGTCATATGTCAAGCGATTCACACGGGAAACTCTGGAAGTGGACGAAGCTGATGATAAGGTTcagctgacgaccttcaaagcagggTTGAGATCCAGAGACCTTGTGGCCTCTCTTGCAAAAAACCCCCCGAAGACAATGGCTGAGATGCTTCTGAAGGCACAAAAGTATATGAACGCGGAAGATGCTCTAGCTGCCATAAAAGATGCTGAGAGACTAGGGGACAAGTCCAAAGGAGAAGACGACCGCAGAgggcaaaagagagacagaCCAGAACGTCGGAACAACGACGGGAATAGAAGGAGAGACGACAAAAATCCTCGTCAGGTAAAATTTACTCctttggttatgcctgttgacaagattttcacgcagatcaaggacgagcattatctcaaatggcTCAGGCCATTACACTCGTCCCCCAACGTACGTGACAAGAACAAATATTGCCGGTTCCATAGAGACCACGGTCACAACACAGAAGAATGCAGAGACCTGAAGGATCAAATAGAGGAATTAATACAGAAAGGAAAGTTAcagaaatatgtaaagaaaggaGAACATGGCAAGTTCAGAAACGACAACAGGACCCAACACGAATCCTTTACTCGGGATGACGACCATCCGTCCCAGCCTCCACGCAAagtgatcggggagataaacacgATCGCGGGAGGACCATCCTCAGGAGGATCATTTAGATCACTCAAAAAAGCATGCCACAGACAGGTGAACAGCGTCCACACCATGCCTCCGTCCAAGCACCGACGAACATACCAAGACATGTCCTTTAATGAAGAAGACGCCAGGGGAGTAAAGCAGCCTCACAACGATCCCCTGGTCATAGTACTGaatatagaagggttcaataccAGAAGGATCCTTATTGATAACGGGAGCTCAGCGGATATCATCTACCTCCCCGCCTTCCAGCAGCTGAGGTTGGATCCAAAAAGGCTCCGTCCTTTTGACTCTCCGCTCGTCAGCTTCAGTGGAGACAGGGTCTACCTCAGGGGAATAGTGACTCTGACGGTGACGGCAGGGACCTACCCATTGCAGTTGACCAAACAAGTAGACTTCCTGGTGGTAGATTGCCCTTCgtcctacaatgtcatcattgggaggcccaccctaaacaagtggaaggcggcgacgtcaacctactgtttgaaggtgaaattcccaacagaCAGAGGCGTGGGTGAAGTGAAGGGTGACCAAGTCCTAGCAAGGGAATGCTATCAAGCCGTACTggcaaaaaaggaaaaccacACGTGGacgattgaagaaaaagaggaggacGGGATAGAGACCCTGGAAGCGGTAGAGTTGGTAGAAGGAAATGCGGACAAGACGACCAGGATAGGGACGACGCTAAGCCCCGAGATGAGGACGAAACTCATAAAATTCCTTAAGGGGAATCTggatgtctttgcatggagtcacgaggacatgccaaGCATATCTCCAGGAGTCATCCAGCATAGGCTGAATGTGGACCCCGGCAGGAAGCCCGTTCAGCAACGACGAAGAACCTTCGCTCCAGAACGAGATCAGGCGAGTGCAGAGGAAGTAACCAAACTCTTGACGGCTGGATTCATCCGGGAAGTATATTATCCAGAATGGCTCGCCAACGTCGTCCTggtaaagaaagcaaacggaaagtggagaatgtgtgtagactttaccgacctgaacaaagcatacccaaaggacagcttcccTCTACCAAGGATAGACCAGCTCGTGGACTCCACCGCCGGACACAAGCTACTGacgttcatggacgccttctcagggtacaaccagataaagatggctgaagaagaccaggagaagactgccttcatcacaagccaaggactctactgttacaaagtgatgccttttgggttgaaaaacgCTGGAGCTACGTACCAAAGATTGgtaaacaaaatgttcagccaacagattggcaggaacatggaagtatacgtggacgatatgctcgtcaagagcaaggaGGAGCTCGCTCACCTGGACGACCTGGAGGAGACTTTTGCAACCCTGAGAAAACAccagatgaagttgaatccaAGCAAATGTGTTTTTGGGGTAGCCTCGGGTAAGTTCTTgagattcatggtgtcccagagaggaatagaagcaaatccaGAGAAGGTACGAGCTATCATCGACATGGCTTCGCCCAAGACCGTCAAGGACGTACAAAAACTTACAGGAAGGATAGCAGCTCTGAACAAGTTCGTCTCTAGGGCCacagacaaatgcctgcccTTCTTCAAAACCCTCAAGCAGGCTTTTGCTTGGACCGACGAATGCGAAGCAGCGTTCCAGGAGCTGAAGCAATACCTGAGCAGTCCACCTCTCCTAAGCCCGTCCAAGGGAGGGGAGAACTTATACTTATACCTGGCAGTGTCAGCCTCGGCAGTAAGCGCagccttgattagagaagaatGCAAGAAGCAACTCCCGGTGtactacgtcagccaagccTTTCAAGGAGCTGAGTTCAGGTACCCAAGGATCGAAAAGATTGT
The DNA window shown above is from Quercus lobata isolate SW786 chromosome 7, ValleyOak3.0 Primary Assembly, whole genome shotgun sequence and carries:
- the LOC115952151 gene encoding uncharacterized protein LOC115952151, with protein sequence MVRATDSPFTAAVLDCPVPSKFRLPQLEPFDGLKDPQDHLNTFKTTLGLQQLPDEILCRSFPTTLKGAAREWFTKLPNSSIDNFDQLSSAFLRHFIGGQRPRRPVDYLLTIRQGEKETLRSYVKRFTRETLEVDEADDKVQLTTFKAGLRSRDLVASLAKNPPKTMAEMLLKAQKYMNAEDALAAIKDAERLGDKSKGEDDRRGQKRDRPERRNNDGNRRRDDKNPRQRPRSQHRRMQRPEGSNRGINTERKVTEICKERRTWQVQKRQQDPTRILYSG
- the LOC115952591 gene encoding putative disease resistance protein At1g50180 produces the protein MADSVVSFLLQNLTQLLSQESKLLGGVEDQVRLLQNELSLINIFLKNTEGKRHDNELLKEVVSQIRDVAYEAEDVIDTFIITVTKHKRRSKLRRFILSCDRAILFHDVAKRIESIKNFIKEIYDNRSKYGIGEIAESSGGDAEMEEMLHKRRRYVEEVRVVGFGHDSEVLVKQLIEGSLNLNVVSIIGMGGLGKTTLARKIYNNNHVKNHFSFYGWVYVSQEYKIRDLLLEILKGVSPMPKLKKFMLKVELKEELLQGLEAKYSTNEDKLKGTLIEDLNGIKAMNDEECRKELFAFLEHIRDHKLKKSLSGFVKDIYEKNGEGWQDMDDNELKSVLLECLKDKRYLIVMDDIWKTEVWNEVSVAFPTNSNGSRILITSRIKEVASHASSINDSIPPISPYELPFLKEDECWELFSKKVFRGGTCPLELETLGREIVKSCDGLPLAIVVLGGLLAKKEKTHRTWSKYVGHVNSYLTEDRSSCIDILALSYHLLPQCLKPCFLYFGIYPEDFEIPVRQLIRLWIAEGFIRQIGNRNMEDDAEDYLEELIDRSLIQVATKRLDGGVRTCRIHDLLRDLCISESADEEFLEVCSNDNLSQMSKFRRISNHSANHPYISSNPCLPSNRRSVTCFGEAFGHKNLLDKGYYLKWLCESNKLVRVVELRNMVRICCLIPKNIENLVHLRYLSISSGKFYVIPDSICNLWNLETLDMRNSEIKRLPKGIWKLKKLRHLYLDGPTYLPRPDNEAGLPNLQVLTGISLNYDKTESLFAQARFPNLRKLGFYGLHAPPSLVLTLSSIHPLRHLQTLKLRNYVSLSNPSSLQSTLTKITLLDVTGYLPSIWKVLGSLTNLRILKIVNCNWFTLHCDESSF